In Citrus sinensis cultivar Valencia sweet orange chromosome 2, DVS_A1.0, whole genome shotgun sequence, a single genomic region encodes these proteins:
- the LOC127900237 gene encoding uncharacterized protein LOC127900237, giving the protein MEDAVIGALTRKRSRPPTTDRDQDKDAPAAKRKNIVQQVPPLQALPPASAKVGESSRAATDPASSSPPVVPRSRLPDSRPEHLVPYLNELSKLVSKKDLEGFDSSTLGELVGAMQYSAFHLSCMATYYKAKVGRYDRKMKEDIQSATTRADVAEKKAGELNVENLKLIEQESLAQAKAITLEEELTKVKEDLQGQRAMYEAQLESLRDSHRAHVENLEREADNQYDQGLRHSYRCIMAVLGKQHPDLKMDDLAAGVAQHMDEEAAKEDAEGLEPIVIEEGNSPPRAVPADVGEASTPPDATGDTPPAPEEVQPTDAARLTDPPSF; this is encoded by the coding sequence ATGGAGGACGCAGTGATTGGAGCTCTGACCAGGAAACGCTCTCGGCCTCCAACAACCGATAGGGACCAGGACAAAGATGCTCCCGCTGCGAAGCGAAAGAACATCGTGCAGCAGGTTCCTCCCTTGCAGGCTCTCCCTCCTGCCTCTGCTAAAGTCGGGGAATCCAGTAGAGCGGCCACTGATCCTGCTTCCTCTTCTCCACCTGTTGTGCCTCGGTCTCGCTTACCCGACAGCCGACCAGAACACTTGGTTCCCTATCTCAATGAGTTGTCTAAACTCGTGAGCAAGAAGGACCTGGAGGGCTTTGACAGTTCTACCCTGGGCGAGCTGGTGGGAGCCATGCAGTACAGTGCTTTCCATCTCAGCTGCATGGCCACCTACTATAAGGCCAAGGTTGGCCGTTACGacaggaagatgaaggaggacaTTCAATCGGCGACGACCAGAGCTGACGTTGCCGAGAAAAAGGCGGGGGAGCTAAACGTTGAGAACCTCAAGCTGATAGAGCAAGAGTCccttgctcaagcaaaagccattacCCTCGAGGAGGAGCTGACCAAGGTTAAGGAGGATCTCCAAGGGCAGAGGGCTATGTATgaggctcagctcgaatctctCCGCGATTCCCACCGAGCTCATGTAgagaacttggagagggaggccgacaaccagtacgaccagggacttcggCATTCGTATCGTTGTATCATGGCCGTCCTCGGGAAGCAACACCCTgatctgaagatggatgaccttgcagctggtgtTGCTCAACATATGGACGAGGAGGCGGCCAAGGAAGATGCCGAGGGGTTAGAGCCGATCGTGATTGAGGAGGGTaactctcctcctcgtgcaGTCCCTGCTGATGTTGGCGAGGCGAGCACCCCCCCGGACGCAACTGGTGATACCCCTCCCGCACCCGAGGAGGTCCAGCCAACCGATGCTGCTCGGCTCACTGATCCACCatctttttga
- the LOC127900324 gene encoding receptor-like protein 6 has protein sequence MSLLTRTTSSTNMQKFEIIGLRSCNLSEFPSFLHNQDKLTSLDLSSNKIDGKIPEWLFSAGTNTLAYLNLSYNLLMDFEHNLRVLPWNNLGALDLRFNKLQGPLPIPSASIFSYLNSNNQLTGEIPPSICSLNGLHALDLSHNNLSGKLPECLGNFSVALSVLKLQSNNFQGSIPQTFMKGTNLAMIDLSNNSLRGRIPKSLANCVKLKFVHLGNNQITDVFPSWLGTLPELEVLVLKSNNFHGEIKAPRTAFDFSKLRIIDLSHNRFGGILPSKHFDCWNSMKYVNASYPTYMHDTLTPSIYPASTYFGFFDYSLTMSNKGTELEYEKLSNLITAIILSNNSFVGEIPTSIANLKGLRNLNLSNNNLQGRIPSSLSNLTAIESMDLSSNMLSGNIPQQLSELTFLAVFNVSDNLLTGPIPRGKQFDTFLKSSFDGNPGLCGGPLSKKCNNSEASPPEEDPHSESVFTFGWKTVVIGYASGTIIGVILGHIFSTRKYEWLAKTFRLQPKADARTRRVRGHRQRILPLRSVLLQFKQSLTVVQCSFYDYPSAYSNVASWNQEEENSDCCLWDGIKCKEDTGHVIRLDLTSSCPYGEFPAEIFQLPKLVFLALTYDLYLTGYLPEFQNSSVLVDLRISHTRFSEVAHFQENFLPSLGNLTKLNDLYLSGNDFSGRMRIPVEIRKLTQLHILRLAENQLEGSVPSSIFELRNLQALDLPDNNLSGTGDLNFVLLNMESLTALLLSSNKLSLLTGTTVNTNLPNFTIIGFSS, from the exons atgtcacTGCTCACTAGAACCACTTCTAGTACCAATATGCAGAAATTTGAGATAATAGGATTGAGATCATGCAACCTTAGCGAGTTCCCATCTTTTTTGCACAACCAAGACAAATTGACGTCACTGGATCTTTCCTCTAACAAGATAGATGGAAAAATACCTGAATGGTTGTTCAGTGCAGGTACAAATACTTTGGCATATTTGAACCTTTCTTACAATCTATTGATGGACTTCGAGCACAATCTCCGTGTTCTTCCATGGAATAATCTTGGAGCCTTAGACCTTAGGTTTAATAAGTTGCAAGGACCACTCCCAATTCCATCAGCGTCAATCTTTTCATATCTTAATTCAAACAATCAGCTGACCGGGGAAATTCCACCATCAATATGCAGTTTGAATGGTCTTCATGCTCTTGATTTGTCTCACAACAACTTAAGCGGCAAGCTTCCTGAATGTTTGGGCAATTTCAGTGTTGCGTTGTCAGTATTAAAATTGCAAAGTAACAACTTTCAGGGAAGCATTCCTCAGACCTTCATGAAAGGAACAAATCTGGCTATGATTGATTTAAGCAACAATTCATTGCGTGGGAGAATCCCGAAATCACTGGCAAATTGTGTGAAGCTCAAATTTGTCCATCTTGGGAATAACCAAATCACTGATGTCTTCCCTTCCTGGCTGGGAACTCTTCCAGAGTTAGAGGTTCTTGTCTTGAAATCCAATAACTTTCATGGAGAAATAAAGGCACCTCGAACAGCTTTCGATTTTTCGAAGCTCCGCATCATTGATCTCTCTCACAACAGATTTGGAGGCATTCTTCCGTCGAAACACTTCGATTGTTGGAATTCCATGAAATATGTCAATGCAAGTTACCCAACATATATGCATGATACACTAACTCCAAGCATTTATCCTGCATCTAcctattttggtttttttgaTTACTCACTGACAATGAGTAACAAAGGCACAGAATTGGAATATGAGAAGCTCTCAAATCTGATCACAGCAATTATTCTCTCCAACAACAGTTTTGTAGGAGAGATTCCAACATCAATTGCTAATTTAAAGGGGCTTCGAAATCTCAATCTTTCCAACAACAATCTCCAGGGCCGCATTCCATCATCTTTGAGTAACCTAACGGCGATAGAGTCAATGGACCTCTCCAGTAACATGCTCTCAGGAAATATTCCTCAACAACTCTCAGAGCTCACATTCCTTGCAGTCTTTAATGTGTCAGATAACCTGCTCACAGGGCCAATACCACGAGGGAAACAGTTCGACACATTTTTGAAGAGTTCATTTGATGGAAATCCAGGGTTGTGTGGAGGACCTCTGTCAAAAAAATGTAACAACTCTGAGGCTTCACCACCAGAAGAAGATCCGCACTCAGAATCTGTATTTACATTTGGTTGGAAGACAGTTGTGATTGGATATGCAAGTGGGACAATAATAGGAGTGATACTTGGGCACATCTTCAGTACAAGAAAGTATGAATGGCTCGCCAAGACTTTTCGACTGCAACCAAAGGCTGATGCGAGGACGAGGAGAGTCAGGGGACATAGGCAACGGAT CTTACCCTTGCGTTCTGTCTTGTTGCAATTCAAGCAAAGCCTTACCGTTGTTCAGTGTTCTTTTTATGATTATCCTTCAGCTTATTCCAATGTGGCATCATGGAACcaggaagaagaaaatagcGACTGCTGCTTATGGGACGGCATCAAATGCAAGGAAGACACTGGTCATGTGATCAGGCTTGATCTCACAAGCAGTTGCCCCTATG GTGAATTTCCTGCAGAGATTTTCCAGTTACCCAAACTTGTATTTCTCGCTCTGACGTATGATCTCTATCTCACCGGATATTTGCCAGAATTTCAGAATAGCAGTGTCCTTGTAGATTTGAGAATTTCACATACGAGATTTTCAG AGGTTGCTCATTTTCAGGAAAACTTCCTTCCTTCACTTGGTAATCTTACTAAACTCAATGATCTATACCTTTCTGGTAATGATTTTTCGG GGCGTATGCGTATTCCAGTTGAAATTAGAAAGCTAACCCAATTGCACATTCTGCGCTTAGCGGAGAATCAATTGGAAGGCTCTGTTCCTAGCTCTATCTTTGAGCTAAGGAATCTTCAAGCGCTTGACCTTCCCGACAACAATTTGAGTGGCACAGGGGATCTAAACTTTGTCCTTCTTAACATGGAATCTTTAACAGCATTACTTCTCTCGTCAAACAAGTTGTCATTGCTCACTGGAACCACTGTCAATACcaatttgccaaatttcacTATAATAGGGTTCAGTTCATGA